In the Plantibacter sp. Leaf314 genome, GCGGCCACGTCCGCCAGAGACGCCAGTCGGCCGCCCAGCCGGCGAGTCGGGAGGCCATGTCGGATCAGCCGGTGACGGCGCCGGCGCGGTACCCGACGCCGCGGACCGTCATGACGATCTTGGGGTTGTCCGGGTCTTCCTCGACCTTGGCGCGGAGCCGTTGCACGTGCACGTTCACCAGCCGGGTGTCGGCCTTGTAGTGGTACCCCCACACCTGCTCGAGCAGCATCTCGCGGGTGAAGACCTGCTGCGGCTTGCTCGCGAGGGCGAGCAGGAGGTCGAACTCCAACGGGGTGAGGCCGATGACCCCGTCGGCCCGACGGACCTCGTGGCCGGCGACGTCGACGGTGAGGTCGCCGATGCGGAGCGTCTCGGCGAGGTCGGCGGCCGGGGCGCGCAACCGCGTGCGGATCCTGGCCACGAGCTCCTTCGGGTTGAAGGGCTTGACCATGTAGTCGTCGGCTCCTGATTCGAGGCCTTTGACCACGTCCGCGGTGTCGGACTTCGCGGTCAGCATGATCACGGGGACGCCGGACTCCTGCCGGATGAGGCGACAGACCTCGATCCCGTCGATACCGGGCAGCATGAGGTCGAGCAGGACGAGGTCGGGCTTCGTGTCGCGGAACGCCTGGAGCGCGCCGCTGCCGTCCGCGCAGAACGACGGTTCGAAACCCTCGGTGCGCAGGACGATGCCGATCATCTCGGCGAGTGCGGTGTCGTCGTCGACGACGAGGATGCGTGCGTTCATAGCTCCGTCTCGGGTGTGACCGGCCGGCCGCGCTGCCTGACCGGTGTCCTTACGTCTCGCCTCAGCGTAGTCGAACTGTCCCCCGGAACCGCCGAAGGTCCGGTCGCGGACCGGCCCGGTGTGACAACATGGAGGGGTTCGAGACGGCGAGGGGGTGCTGCTGATGGACGGTGGACAGCGAGCCGGGGGCGAGATGGGCGATCAGAGTCAGCGCCCGTGGACGAACCCCGAGGAACCACGGCGACCGGAGGAGTCGGCACCGCCGCCACCCCGACAGCCACCGCAGCAGCCCGGGTACCCGCAACCCTCCGGATACCCGCAGCAGCAGCCCGGATACGGCCAGCAGCCGGGGTATGGGCAGCTGCAGGGGTATGGCCAACAGGCGGGTTACGGACAACAGGCTCCGTACGGACAACAGCCTCCGCACGGTCAGGCTCCGTACACGCAGCCGTCCGCCCCCTCTCACCAGCCCGGCTACGGCGCGCCTCAGGCTGCCCCGAGCGCCGGCTACGACGCGAACCCCTACGCGAACGCCGCGCAGTGGGCCCCCGGTCCCCAGCAGGGCTGGGCACCCCCGCCCAAGCCGGGACTCATCCCGCTCCGCCCGCTGTCGTTCAGCGACCTCTTCGGCGCCCCCTTCCTCGTCCTGCGCCGGA is a window encoding:
- the mtrA gene encoding MtrAB system response regulator MtrA yields the protein MNARILVVDDDTALAEMIGIVLRTEGFEPSFCADGSGALQAFRDTKPDLVLLDLMLPGIDGIEVCRLIRQESGVPVIMLTAKSDTADVVKGLESGADDYMVKPFNPKELVARIRTRLRAPAADLAETLRIGDLTVDVAGHEVRRADGVIGLTPLEFDLLLALASKPQQVFTREMLLEQVWGYHYKADTRLVNVHVQRLRAKVEEDPDNPKIVMTVRGVGYRAGAVTG